ATGAAAGTAATCATATGCAAAGTCCGAAAATTGGAAAAGGGGgtaaagacactttttttttctttctttctaattttCAGAGTCAACCATTCTGAAAATACTCTTTGATCATTCTTCTGCGTATCTTGCCACAACGTCTCTggtatttttctttcaaaggGTTCTCTTTTGAAGAAAGTGTTTGAAGAGAGAACTGAGGCATAGTAGGCCTCCTTGATAAGATGGAGACTGATTCCTACCTACATCACAAGCCGGTGTTTCAGGTACACAGTCAAATCTTTCATCACAACATAACTAGAGCATCTGGAGATTGAGCCATCAAAGCTAACAAAGTCATCCAGCGCTCATTTCACACCGAAGACAAGGCCTTTATTCTTATCTTCGAATTAATAGTTTACACAAAACATGGATCTTTCACACAGTTGGTGTTTTTATGCTTTGAATGATCAAAAACTTGtttgaataaacataaaactacTACTTGTTGAAAAGATAATGGCATAATAATAGGgagaagattaaaaaatatacacataataatattaataaaagcgAATTATACAAAAATGCTATAAATTCAGATCTTCAAGTATTCACGAAGACTAAACAATAGTCTTAGCAGAAGccttattgttttaaataatctcTTTTCCTGGTTAAGTCGATTCTTTAATTACAGTGGCATCCACTatataatacatgcatataatcCCATGTAATAAGGCATGcatttactgttttatatattttttccaacaGTACAGACACACGCATACAGTGTCCAATTGGTTTCCTTCAAAACATCAAAGGCTCTGCCTGAGAGGACCGTGTAGGCTTCCTGTATGCTCTGATAATCAAGTTAGAGCACTAAGCTAACCTATCTGCTTCCTGACTTTAATTAGAACGGCTGAAAGCAGCCCTGCCTGCGAGATTTACACACACGGCTCTATCAAAGGCCACTTTGTGCTGAGCACACCAAACAACAAAGAAGGGCAAAGCCTCAAAGCCAAGAAGCAGACCTCTGCTGCCCTGAGACTAATCCTGTCATAAGGAGTTCTCTTACAATATCATATTGTTTTGGATTAGAGGGAAAAAACAGATTTGGGGTTTTAGAGCAGACCAGAAACTACATTCAAAATCTAATCAAACTGATTTTAGGTTTGTAGTCAACAGTAACTCTGCGAAAGTTGTTGAACAGTAAcagtgttgatttttttttgtactggcAAGCAACACTAATGAAGATATGATCTTGACTTTTTCTGATACACATCAGTATATGAAATTCATTATGACAATAGTAACAAGTTAAAacatttgttgaataaaacagctgtttaaaaAAGGTAAACCGGTTATCATTACTTTATCCGTTTTGTATCTGTTTCTATCACTgttaaatgtagaaaatatagtatataagatacacatgtaattacaaaatgtattaggAATACACTAGCATTGAAATTCAAGCCATTACCAATAATGGCCGAAAACCAGCCTATGgattattaaaggaaaaaaaatctccaaaataaatatttaaatgggatatatttttgctaaacaggcaaaaataatatcatttataaagTATTAGCCGATATTGGATACGGTGCCAATATGCAGTTAATCTCTACAAAACAAAGCTGTTGTTTGCAAAACAGAATATTAATCACGATTGTTTCTTTGAAATTCGATTTATTTGCAGTCAAAATTAAAGCAGACGTGGACAGCTAGTCACGGAACTGCCCGTAGCGATCACTTCCAGCAGAAAATAGTCTCTCTTCGACGGCTGTGTTAGTTTGACAGCAATGCGCTGATCATAAACATTTTGAAGCACGTGAGGAAAAAGGCTTTAAGTCGTTTTGAAGCGCATCCTCCCGGATATCCAGCGGGAACGTGAAGAGTGCGCGGTGTCCTTGAGGACGGCGTCCTTCAGTCAGTGCGCGCCCTTCTGGACCATCTGCGTAAAGCGGTTGGTGATGGTGAGCGTCGTGTCGATGAAACGCTCCACGCAGCTGACGAGACAAGTCTCCGTTCGCGAGTCCAGCTTGGAGCTCGGTTTTTCCACGCACTTATCCCAGCAAACATCCGTGAAGTTGTGAACCTGAGTATAACGTTAAACATGGTTAAAAACCACTCGCTCGCTAACGGGTTCCGAACGACGGCACGGCGGTAACGAAGAGTTACCCACCTGCGCTTGAAACTGAGCCTTTTGCTGCTCCACCGCGATCAGACGCTGGAGCTCCGCAGCCTCCGCGTTCTCGGACGAACTAGCCGACGGCATATCAAAGCTGGAACTAAAATCGGCCATGGCGAAACTTTATTAACAGGTTATACGCACAGGAACATGCGAAGGATTAAAGCGCTGCGCTCGCTGACGGACACAGGCGTGAACGCAACAACTTCCGTCTCAGAAAATATACGTCATCGTGACTCGCCGTGGAACGTCGCTCGCGTCAAAAACagttggaaatatttaaatggatTTATAAATAAGAACATTTCGTTGCGATTAGAGtatgttttaattgatttttactAGTAACGTAGTATGTAAGTGGTTTATATGGATTCATAAAAACAGCTGtattgcataaatataataaaaaaaggtccAAATACTTGCAAAAACTTTGATGGAAGTTAGAAACGTGTGCAAAGATGTGAAAGTAATGATAGAAAAGATTCTTGATGTTAATATAGCACTGTCTGAcaccatcttttttttatttgtatcataaggagattaaataataattaaaaaaacagagtAGCgtatacaattataaatatatgtattcttCAAGAGAAATGGCTTGTTTCTTTAAATTGAAAAAGTATATATGCACCAAATATTGGCAGTTGAATGAAAGAAATTGTAACAAACATGTTATTGGAAAGGAAAGCCTATATATTAAgagataaattatttttttgatggAAGTTGGGAGCCTTtcaaatggtttttaaaatgtggtGGAAATGTGTTGATagaagattaaataaataaggtacagcatttttattaatgtaaaatactaagaagctttttctttacttttttattatttttttctggtaCATGGacaaatgtattgttaaaatggaataataaaggaatataaattaaactctatttttgctaaatttcatattcataagAGTAAGTGCAGTAAAACCAACCAAGTTTTTGGTTCTTGAAAATGAATTTCAAATTTATGTtgagacagttttttttattttacgttatAAGAATGCACATTAATTAagacattaaattaattataactttaataaaagcatttcacCCAAATGCTcgttttatctttattttgaagaaacaattattcatttattttgtaattgcGTTCTTGGGTggcttttcttattttgttcaAAGTAATTTATCCCCTAACTTCTGTATTTGCCAAgtttttagagagagagagagagagagagagagagagagagagagagagagagagagagagagagagagagagagaaagacagcgaGAATCTTTCTTCATTtgattatatagatattttattaatattcatccCTAAATATGTCATTCAAGATAATATGCGTTTTATGTATTGTAGTTTATGTGTATAAAGCGTTTTGTCGGTTACCCCAGAGCGATAGATGGCGGTATCGAGTAATTATAGTGAAACAACATGCTCGTGAGGGAATGGCCCACTGTTACAGAAAcagctgaattattattattataatatcaatCTGATCTGACCTTGTAGTCATGGCGAGCTTGATTCGCTTAAACACTTTCTGCCGAAGAGGAATAAGACGTAAGTTAtaattttttgtgctttatccggatgattgattgaatgaatgatttatttattcataatcaTCACATAAATGTTAGCCAATGGACATTTGTATgaggttttaatatattagtgattttggttacactttattttaatgtttatttgttgcggtgtaattacacatttaaatactgagaaatattacaagtacttactatatggttaggctTGGGATTAGGGCTTGGTTTAGTGTTACTTGCATGTAACATAATATTACTACTTGTTTTTACTATAGGAAGTATATGCAATGTGTaaaaaggacaccttaaaataaagcgttaccgtgtttttttaatgtaatattttctacCATGTACAGCTGTGCTTCTCTTCCACACACACCTGTCTCGTGGGTTGGTTTCCTATCAGAAGAAACGAAATACAGAGCCTTTCGGAGTGGAGTCAGGCAGGATCCACACAACTTCAGCGCACTCCAGTGAGAGATGACACCGATCAttgttaaaagattttaaatttttcagtGATTGTTTTCTCCTAAATTTATAATGCTGCAAAAGCAGGGCTACCGCTGTTGAAACATTGCCAGttcagtaaataatatttcaggctattttaatacatttacattgaaccacgatacattttaaataatatttcaggctattttaatgcatttacattgaACCAcgatatatttgaaataatattttaggctattttaatacatttacattgaaccacgatacattttaaataatatttcaggctattttaatacatttacattgaaccacgatatattttaaataatatttcaggctattttaatacatttacattgaaccacgatatattttaaataatatttcaggctattttaatacatttacattgaaCCACGATATATTTAGAAGTTTTATAAAATTACGATTTTAGAAAATTTAGAATGTAAAACTTTACTATGTGAATAATCAGAAATACGGCTGTTTGCAGGCTACATTAGTAGTCAGTAGTAGTACTGTAAAAATGCCAATCAAATTTCCTTTTTGGCAAAAACACTGTGTCATGAACTCTCTTCTTGCGTACACAGCGGTCTTCGCAtgatttctgtttgtttttaagcacTCTCAAGTTCAAGGGCGGCCTCCAAGCACTGGACGGGTGAGCGGGTGTTGAGTATAGTTCTTTTGGGCATGGCTCCAGCCGCATACCTGTGTCCCGGTCCGCTACTGGATTACTGTATTGCTGCGGCTCTCACGCTGCACGGACACTGGTAAGTGTGTGCATCTGTCACTCCTTTACTTCCAAAGAGCCCTGCTTAGTGCTTGTTGCATAGGTTGTTTCAGTGAAGGTGAATTCAGTAAAACAACCTCGGTCTTCAGTGAggttatgcaatatataaataattaaaatgttctacAAGCACTGTTTGTATTCTATTTTTAGCTCaatcttttatttctgtgtttatcTTCTTCTGCAGGGGGATCGGTCAGGTCCTGACGGACTATGTCCACGGGGGCGCTAAGGTCAAGCTGGCTAAAGCTGGCGTCCTGTTGCTCTCCACGGCCACATTCTTCGCTCTCTGTCATTTCAATTACCACGATGTTGGTCTCTGCAAAGCAGTCGCCATGCTCTGGCAAAAATGATTATATGGGCAGAATTAATCACCATTTTAGCTACTTGAGGTCTGAAAAGGCGCCTATCTTCAGCTTGACAGATGACATACCGTCTTCCTAACATATGCTTAAATCGCGATATTTCACGCAAACTTTTGAATCGTTGGCTAAATGTAGAGCAAATCTGTCGACCTGTAGGCTGTATACAGCACATTCCAGATGGCCACTTCGGTTGTTAATATTTAGCTCTTCCCTTATTAGTAGTGTATATGGGAACAAGagaggtttatttattatttcagcagTTACTGTCAATGTCCTGCAGAGGTCAGTGCTTTTCGTGTTTAATTGGGAACGCTTGATCATATTCACAGTGTCTGTGCAGGTCACATCTGTGCTTATGATGTGCTTCAAAACCAAGAAATCTTgcgtatttgtttttttctatataataaaaatgaaaataaatattactggaGTTTGATATCTGTTCAGCATTTTTGCTTGGCACCAGCAACTGAGCCTTTCATATGGAACCACTCACGGATTGCATGTTTCACAACAAGTTTGTTTTGTAAAGTTGATTTGTATGTGGACGGGCACCTCTCTGAAACCCCCGGCGGGACCTTGATCTCTTCACAAAATTCagataaatggataaaaattgTTCCAGACTGTTGTGGACACATTTACCTATTTATTTTGACTACTGCATTTAGTAGTCAAACGTCTGTAATTATTCTGTACGCAAATAAACCTGTGAAACACTGGTTAAGGAGTTATTTTTATATCTCTGATTCTCCCCTGCATAGatgaagttttttattttttgccaatgTTTTGTAAGTCACATAAGCTATGGTATGATTAAAACATAGCATGCCTcctgtagcttttttttaattaaaaaacaaaacaaaaatgaagccAAATCACGATTATTCATGAGTGCTGTAGAATAAGAGTGAGGgcgaaaaaaaatcagcttacatttaaatacttataATCAGGGCTCAACGTTAAGtctttgcatgtgtttttatcacATAAATAGGTCATTCACTCCTAAGAGTAAAAAACTTCCTTTTCAAGGAAGCAaaaaagattgtgtgtgtgtgtgtgtgtgtgtgtgtgtaaaatatttattctgcaaAACTGCAAAAGAGTGTTCTATCAGCATTTTAATctagaatttttaaaatattagaatttgTCATCTTTAATATCAAAAAGTGAAATGTCATAATTAGAAACTTCTGGTGTTGCTTATTATCATACACcacaaatacaaaatcaaacattttagtTCGTTACTGtgatgtaataaaatcaggATAATTATTGATTGAATtctctattaaaacatttttgatgatATGTAAAATAACAATGCCACGCTTAAGGTGACTCAAACAGGTTAAAACAGTAACGTAgcgtaataaaaatgattttttacaaaaacaaccCTGCTGATGTTGCGCTATAAAGCAAAGCAGATGTGGCCAGAAAATGCGCTAAAATGCAAGCGTTTTTACGGAAAGCGCGTTAACGTGAAAGTTTGCGTGCTGCGCGACATGGCCATGTCTTTTTTGTATGCATATAGCTTAGTTCAGTTTAATACCTAATTTGGTCTTTTAATACCCCCGTGTTAGCTCCGTTAAGCCTTTATGTTAAGGCATAACGGTTTCAGAGGAACACGCTCACGCGAACGTGCGTTCCATTCATATTTTAGGCTCTTCTCCTTTTCTGTAAGCTATATGCTTTATTATACAggtatatagatatattacaGATCGAGACATATATGCGCTACTTTCGTTATGATCTAATGACGAACGCTGTGCACAGAAACACTTTAAAGTCACACAAAACAATGAATCGGCAGAGGGCATAAACATACAGTGAGACGAAGAATGACGTGAACCCATAACCAGGAAGTTTATGAAAGGTAAAGCGTACGTAACGTGGGTCACAGTGCTCCGCGCCAGCGCACAATTCAGTCTACTGGATTCTCTTGTATATAACTTGTTTCACTTAATCATGTCGGCAAGTGCGCTTAAATATGCATTCAGGACCAGCAAAGGTAAGCTTTCCGTATCTCTGCATCTTACcataactttgtttttattccctCTGATTTAGGCAAGACACGTACTGTTGCATGTAATGGCAAACAAAGTGAAATACAGACGAACAAAGACCAGTATGGAAAACACAAAgacaatatactgtataatttaGCACTTTTACAGTATATGTAATGGCAGGCTACTTGTCTTTATGTTGCGGCTACATGCATCTAAACAAAATATCATGTTTACATTAAcaataaccacacacacacacacacacacacacacacaaacagaacaaCTATTGTATGTGTTGCACATGGGTGCATAATACATATAATGAATAAGATTTGTAAAGTATCATTGCAGCTGCATACACCTGCTTAATCTACACAATGCATTCTcacaattatataaaagataacactttaaagtgcattttgtcAACTCCTTGTTGTCTGTTCAGTTGCTGTTTATTTCAGCCTTGCTATTTCCCATTATGTCCAGCCAGCCAGCCAGCACCACACTGCCCTCCTCTCTGCTGTGTCATGTAATCGTGTGATGTAACTGCGCTGGCAAGAGATCAGACTTACATAAAGGGGCTCGTCTCCTCCTATCTGCGTGCGCAtggtttttattgcttttcacaATTCGTCATAAactcttcttcatcctctttTCTGATCAAGGGTGCAGCCTCACATCTCTCTACAGGATGTCCTGCAGTAAGCATCAAACGACTGGTAAGAATCTGGGAGCTCTTCTGCACTGATGCAGATTTCACTTTCTGTTGTATGTTATGGCACAGGTTTCGTATTTGCGTTTGCACGAATCTATGCAGCGTATTAATGCACATGTCtctgttttaaagcagctttgctGTATTCATACGAGAGAAGGGGAAATATACTTTGAGTCCAGTGGCTTTTGAATGTTATCATAGGTTTAAATTTAGCAGCTTACTTAACTGAATTCAACTCCTTTTGAATTGCACTTCGCAAGTTTGGCTTTTTAGAAAGATGCCTGTGTGTCTATGTagttgctttattatttatgcattagtGTATCACAGTACATGTGAACGTGTCGAGTGGAGAGGGAttgttt
This genomic interval from Puntigrus tetrazona isolate hp1 chromosome 5, ASM1883169v1, whole genome shotgun sequence contains the following:
- the timm8b gene encoding mitochondrial import inner membrane translocase subunit Tim8 B, with the translated sequence MADFSSSFDMPSASSSENAEAAELQRLIAVEQQKAQFQAQVHNFTDVCWDKCVEKPSSKLDSRTETCLVSCVERFIDTTLTITNRFTQMVQKGAH
- the sdhda gene encoding succinate dehydrogenase [ubiquinone] cytochrome b small subunit A, mitochondrial, which produces MASLIRLNTFCRRGIRPVLLFHTHLSRGLVSYQKKRNTEPFGVESGRIHTTSAHSTLSSSRAASKHWTGERVLSIVLLGMAPAAYLCPGPLLDYCIAAALTLHGHWGIGQVLTDYVHGGAKVKLAKAGVLLLSTATFFALCHFNYHDVGLCKAVAMLWQK